One Amaranthus tricolor cultivar Red isolate AtriRed21 chromosome 1, ASM2621246v1, whole genome shotgun sequence DNA window includes the following coding sequences:
- the LOC130813919 gene encoding uncharacterized protein LOC130813919, with product MEATAEDLNLLNKIIPPRIDDAGLEDCALPPHSIQEAFLKAASAVGSRASSIFSEDTGGCVTDPWREKSVQSDSLLGIESENAPSEPCAVGKGVPSGREGESGSDVVVVGDRNEEDIEKKDEVLVVGYGEEGGDGKDCVDGLKGLKIKEKEEKCDEEDDDDEDEKKKPTLIEGYFLNP from the coding sequence ATGGAGGCAACAGCAGAAGATCTAAACCTCCTCAACAAGATCATTCCTCCGCGTATAGACGACGCCGGTCTCGAAGATTGCGCATTGCCTCCCCATTCTATTCAAGAAGCCTTCCTTAAAGCAGCCTCCGCTGTAGGTTCACGCGCATCTTCTATTTTCTCCGAAGACACCGGTGGATGCGTCACCGATCCTTGGCGGGAGAAATCTGTACAATCGGATTCTCTGCTTGGTATCGAATCTGAAAATGCTCCTTCGGAACCTTGCGCAGTTGGTAAGGGTGTTCCATCGGGCAGAGAAGGTGAATCAGGGAGTGATGTAGTGGTGGTTGGAGATAGAAACGAGGAAGACATTGAAAAGAAGGATGAAGTTTTGGTAGTTGGTTATGGCGAAGAAGGTGGTGATGGAAAAGATTGTGTCGATGGGTTGAAGGGGTTGAAGATTAAGGAGAAGGAAGAGAAatgtgatgaagaagatgatgatgatgaggatgaaaaGAAGAAACCTACTTTAATTGAGGGGTATTTCTTGAATCCttag
- the LOC130813945 gene encoding cytosolic sulfotransferase 15-like: MNSSNTNPLKTEEEFTQLKNSLPKELWFNGNPMYLYQGFWIPKLESLIAFQHHFQAQDRDIFITSSRKAGTTWLKALIYAICNRVNHPTSNSPLLTHNPHELVPQLESNVYFKSKNPNLSGLKPPRLFGTHVPFTSLPNSIKDSKCKIIYIFRNTFDTLVSSWLFYQNVDDNKTLRPDLFGQYFDMFCEGRIPFGPFEDHVLGYWKQSLEQPDKVLFIKYEDLKAVPTTLLKKIAEFVGYPFSKEEELGGVIDDIVKLCSLQKLKEVADSNKSDRVYASCSNDKFFRKGEVGDWVNHVSTSMVEKLGKIMEEKLCSSGLTI; encoded by the coding sequence ATGAACTCCTCCAACACTAACCCACTAAAAACAGAAGAGGAGTTTACACAACTCAAAAATTCCCTCCCAAAAGAGTTATGGTTCAATGGAAATCCAATGTACTTGTACCAAGGTTTCTGGATCCCAAAGTTGGAATCCTTAATTGCCTTTCAACACCACTTTCAAGCTCAAGATAGAGATATCTTCATCACTAGCTCTCGAAAAGCCGGGACAACTTGGCTCAAAGCCCTGATCTATGCCATCTGCAATCGCGTAAATCACCCAACTTCCAACAGTCCCTTACTCACCCATAATCCCCATGAGTTAGTCCCTCAATTAGAGTCCAATGTTtactttaaatcaaagaatccAAATCTTAGTGGCCTAAAACCGCCTAGGCTTTTTGGTACCCATGTCCCATTTACATCATTACCAAATTCAATAAAAGACTCAAAATGCAAAATCATATACATATTTCGAAACACATTTGACACCTTAGTTTCATCATGGCTGTTTTACCAAAATGTTGATGATAACAAGACACTTAGGCCTGATCTATTTGGTCaatattttgatatgttttgtgaAGGGAGGATTCCATTTGGTCCTTTTGAGGATCATGTTTTGGGGTATTGGAAACAGAGCTTAGAACAACCAGATAAGGTTCTTTTCATCAAGTATGAAGATCTGAAGGCGGTCCCAACAACTCTATTGAAGAAAATTGCTGAATTTGTAGGATACCCATTTTCCAAAGAAGAAGAGTTAGGTGGTGTAATTGATGATATTGTGAAGTTGTGCAGCTTACAAAAGCTTAAAGAGGTTGCTGATTCAAATAAGAGTGATAGAGTATATGCTTCATGTTCAAATGATAAGTTCTTTAGAAAAGGGGAAGTTGGAGATTGGGTCAATCATGTGAGTACATCCATGGTGGAGAAACTAGGCAAGATCATGGAGGAAAAGTTATGCAGTTCTGGATTAACAATCTAG
- the LOC130813926 gene encoding proline-rich receptor-like protein kinase PERK15 produces MFFRPKFHQKMSFFCKFICLSFFLFFQLCHLVFSEPQFASSFCIKKSGSYTKNSLYWTNLSLAFSNLTSASSVRGFSNFTSGDGVDKVYALFYCRGDLKHADCRDCVETAITRILFECTNEKEAIVFFEECTFRFANRSIFSLEEEDPNDWSYSKDMVPDKDQFNDVLTAAISDPINQAAFNKSSNGFATGITANSSTNQTVYCLAQCTPDILGNSCLKCLEAALGNLLDEGKTKMSLFMPSCQVMYSLAPFFDNGTAPSSSPVNPALDSPANAPSSRVSPQSRKNTKLYVGVGVGAAALGLLVILFSIWFWMRRRREIMESQKDKHEEKKGQQFADNVNNTFTYEELAIATDNFSDVNLLGQGGFGYVHKGVLPNGKMIAVKQLKTGSRQGEREFQAEVETISRVHHRHLVSLVGYCIFGDHRLLVYEFIPNKTLEFHLREGIPPLSWGTRLKIAIGAAKGLAYLHEDCHPKIIHRDIKAANILIDNEFEAKVADFGLAKFFSETETHVTTRVMGTFGYLAPEYAASGKLTDKSDVFSFGVLLLEIITGRKPVDRFRPFVNDNMVEWARPLLAQALEGEHCSDLVDPKLKDYNPYELNQMIACAAACVRASAKQRPRMSQVVQALEGNLLADDLLKERQEQSTGEYSSLSSEHGVPASSSSTEFQESSLYIHGR; encoded by the exons ATGTTCTTTAGGCCAAAGTTCCACCAAAAAATGTCTTTCTTCTGTAAATTTATTTGTCTGAGTTTTTTCCTATTCTTTCAGCTATGTCATCTTGTATTTTCAGAGCCCCAATTTGCTAGCTCATTCTGTATAAAAAAGAGTGGATCATACACAAAGAACAGCCTGTATTGGACTAATCTGAGTCTCGCTTTCTCGAATTTAACATCTGCATCATCAGTGCGCGGGTTTTCCAACTTCACTTCAGGTGACGGTGTTGACAAGGTTTATGCTCTCTTCTATTGCAGAGGTGACCTGAAACATGCAGATTGTCGCGACTGTGTTGAAACTGCTATAACAAGGATTTTGTTCGAGTGTACCAACGAGAAGGAAGCAATCGTTTTTTTCGAGGAATGCACATTTCGTTTTGCTAATCGCTCTATCTTTTCCCTAGAGGAGGAAGATCCAAATGATTGGTCTTACAGTAAAGATATGGTTCCTGATAAAGATCAGTTCAATGATGTACTTACAGCAGCAATAAGTGACCCTATTAATCAAGCCGCGTTTAATAAGTCTAGCAATGGTTTTGCTACAGGAATTACAGCGAATTCATCTACGAATCAGACTGTATATTGTCTTGCACAATGTACACCGGACATTCTTGGCAATTCATGCCTTAAATGCCTTGAAGCAGCACTTGGGAACTTGCTTGATGAGGGGAAAACTAAGATGAGTCTTTTCATGCCTAGTTGTCAGGTTATGTATTCTCTTGCTCCTTTCTTCGATAATGGAACTGCACCGAGTTCTTCACCAGTTAATCCTGCTCTCGATTCTCCTGCTAATGCACCGTCTTCTAGAGTTTCCCCTCAATCCCGAA AAAATACGAAACTGTACGTTGGTGTAGGAGTTGGTGCTGCTGCGTTAGGATTGCTTGTTATTCTCTTTTCTATTTGGTTTTGGATGCGTAGGAGAAGGGAAATTATGGAAAGTCAAAAAG ATAAGCATGAAGAGAAGAAAGGCCAACAGTTTGCAGACAATGTGAACAATACATTTACTTATGAAGAACTGGCTATAGCAACTGATAACTTCTCAGATGTCAATCTTCTTGGTCAAGGTGGTTTTGGATATGTCCATAAAGGAGTCTTGCCTAATGGCAAAATGATTGCTGTCAAACAGTTGAAAACTGGAAGTAGACAGGGGGAACGTGAGTTTCAGGCTGAGGTTGAGACAATTAGCCGTGTGCATCACAGGCATCTAGTTTCCCTTGTTGGATATTGCATATTTGGAGATCATCGGTTACTTGTATACGAATTCATCCCGAACAAGACCTTAGAGTTCCATTTACGCG AAGGAATACCACCTTTGAGTTGGGGCACAAGGTTGAAAATTGCTATTGGTGCCGCGAAAGGATTGGCATATCTTCATGAAGATT GTCATCCGAAGATTATTCATCGAGATATAAAGGCAGCAAATATTCTTATTGATAACGAGTTTGAAGCGAAG GTTGCAGATTTTGGGCTAGCAAAGTTTTTTTCGGAAACAGAAACTCATGTTACCACTAGAGTCATGGGAACTTTCGG CTACCTTGCTCCAGAGTACGCTGCAAGCGGGAAACTTACTGATAAGTCTGATGTCTTCTCATTCGGGGTTTTGCTTCTGGAAATAATAACAGGGCGTAAACCTGTTGATAGATTCCGTCCTTTCGTAAATGATAATATGGTTGAATGG GCGAGGCCTTTGCTAGCACAAGCACTAGAAGGCGAACATTGCAGTGATCTTGTTGATCCAAAATTGAAGGACTATAATCCTTATGAATTGAATCAAATGATTGCTTGCGCTGCTGCATGTGTTCGTGCTTCTGCAAAGCAACGACCTCGTATGAGTCAG GTAGTACAAGCTCTGGAGGGGAATTTGTTAGCTGATGATCTGCTGAAAGAAAGGCAAGAACAAAGTACTGGCGAATACAGTTCATTATCAAGTGAGCACGGTGTTCCTGCGTCTTCCTCGAGTACTGAATTTCAAGAAAGTTCACTATATATACATGGTAGATGA